The DNA window AGCTCAGCGCATCAAAGATGATAACTTTTGATTCTATAATCTTAAAAAGTAAACTAGGGTTTTGCAAGTTGATCACAGATTCTTCAACTAAAAAGTATTCCTTGCAACACTGGTAGAGAGAAACAACTAGTCAGCATTCCAATTTCCAAATGCGCTTCTTTTTAAATAAGGCACAGTTTATCAAGATTCCTTGTTGGTTGGTCGATTAACACTGGTAGTCTGGTTCTGTAATATATCCTATTACATGTTGTTCTCTGTTTCTTCTATAAATAAGAGTTGAATTTACAGTTTCAGCACCCTATTAGGCCTGTGTTTCTTTGGATTTTCTGGTTTGAGTTGGTCTGTGTAGCTAACACTACCCATACACAGTTTGATCACTACCAACTTCTCTACGCTAGCTAGAATGGCTAGTGCCACTGATGCCGCCGCCGGCGCTGACAGGAAGATTCCCAAAGTTCCTATCAAAGGCCGCAGGAACATATTGATTACAAGTGCATTGCCTTATGTTAACAATGTCCCTCACCTTGGCAACATCATCGGCTGTAATATTCTTCTCTCTGTAAATTGAATTGTTGTTTATTTGGGAATTCATTTGCTCAAttgggtttatttattttttttcttaggtgtTTTGAGTGCTGATGTCTTCGCTCGCTACTGCCGTCTCAGAGGTTATAATGCTATATACATCTGTGGGACTGATGAGTATGGCACTGCAACAGAGACTAAAGCCATGGAAGAGAATTGCACTCCTCAGCAGATTTGTGATAAGTAAGTATTTACTTAATTGAATTATGGTCTCCTATGTTCATATTCTTTGAACAAATTATGGCCTTGATACCAAAGTTTTGGGTTCATTTTTTAGGCTTCAAAACATGAAAATAAGAACCCAGTAAGACTAGGGAAAGATTGACAAGATTGGAAATTTGGAAATCAAtgttgaaactgaaatttccaatTGGGTTATATGCCATGAATCATATTCACAAACTTGTGTTTATGGCCCATGTAGGTACCATGAAATTCATAGGGAGGTTTATAAATGGTTTGACATAAGTTTTGATGAGTTTGGGCGAACGTCTACTCCGCAGCAGACTGAAATTTGCCAAGCAATTTTCAAGAAGTTATTGGAAAATAATTGGCTTTCTGAAAACACTATGCAACAGGTTTGGATTTCTCGTGTGAATGCCTAGTTAGTTTCGTAGTCTTTTGCTAATGGTGGCGCTGTGGTGGAGGGATTAGTTTCACGTATCAactttgcccttttttttttcttaaaccaGAAATGCTTTAGAAGCATTGTTGACTGCTCTTTCAATTTGAATTTCAACTGCGATGCAGCTTTATTGTGATACTTGTGAACGTTTCTTAGCTGATCGATTTGTGGAGGGAACCTGTCCCACGCTAGATTGCAATTATGATTCCGCACGAGGGGATCAGTGTGAAAAGTGTGGGAAGATGCTGAATCCAACAGAACTAAAGGATCCTAGATGCAAGGTACATCATCTTGCTCTTTTTAGTTCCTCAATAATTCTTTACTTCGGAGCTAAAGCATACATTTCCTGCAATATCCTTTCTCATTTTGAAGCTTGTTTGTTTTGCAGCTATGTAAGACAAGTCCACATATTCTTGAGACTGACCACCTGTTTCTAGAGCTCCCATTGCTGAAAGATATGCTGGAGCAGTATATCAACGACACATCAGTGCCTGGATCATGGAGTCAGAATGCTATCCAAGccacacatgcatggctaaaagAAGGATTGAAACCGCGATGTATTACCAGGGACCTTAAGTGGGGGGTGCCTGTTCCACTTGAGAAATTTAAAGACAAGGTAAAAATTAATGATCAAGTCTATTTGTTTGATGTCATGTTGTGCCTATTTTAGtatatttataataagtttCTCCTGTAAGCTCTCAAATTGATTGTCTACACCCCACTTGATGTTAGGTTTTCTATGTGTGGTTCGATGCTCCAATCGGATATGTTTCAATCACAGCAAGCTATACTAGTGATTGGAAGTTGTGGTGGCAGAATCCTGAAAATGTAGAACTATATCAGTTTATGGGCAAGGATAATGTGCCATTTCATACTGTAAGTTTGATAAATTTATTGTTCCTTAcatttttgataaatttattgTTCCTTACATTTTTCTTGATGGCTTCTAGTAAAAGTTGAGGAGGTTACATTGGTCACCTCTTTATGGTAGGTGCAAACTAAGGCCTGCAATTTTTTGGTGGTATTTTTTCCTCTGTTGAGCTTTGTCATTCATAATTTCAGAGGGATTGGGGGACCAGATTGTTCCTACCAAATCCTGATCTGGAATGTGGTGGAATGTTTGTTGAAATCCACTTGAGGATTTTTCTGGTTCAGCTGATCCTATCCTAATGGGATTTATGTTGCGCCTTCTGGGTAGAACTGATCCTTCAGAACATAATGTCAGCTGGCAAGAATGCTATTGTTTACTTAAGGAATGCTTTGTTTCTTGTATTTCACACTACCCTTAATGATGTTGAGGTCAAACACATGTCTTGCAACCTTGATCAATTGTAAGTGCAAAGCAGGTAATGTAATTGTTTGGACAAAGTGCCACACCCTTCAAAACAGTGGATGCATTTAGTTGTTTGGGTGGGAATGTGTTACAAGTTAGCGTTTGGTAGCCTGGACCATTTGAGCCTGGATCTTAGGTTTTGAGGATTTGGCTAAATTGGGTCTGCCAATCCATGGTAGGGAATCATCCATCAGTTAAAaaatttttggtttggttttcctAAGCCTTTGGCTCTACATTGTAGGGTTGGTGTGTCTTACTTTGTCACACATAATGAAGAGAGAACGTCATTGATTATGAACCACTAATCAGGCTTTATTTTTGGGGATATTAGTTCACTAGGGTCCTGTAAATACCTTCGAAAGGATAAGAGACTCTGTCAAAAGGGCTTACAATAACCGTAGCCATTTTCGGTTTTAAACTTGTgctttctttgtttccttattaCTTGGTACTTTTTAACTATGTGATTGCTAATTCTTAGTTGGTATATTGGTCAATGTAGAAGACTTCTGTTTTCTCAATAGTTTCAGTTATTTCCCATTTCAATTGGTTGGGACTTGTTTCTGCTCAATCATGTCAAACAAAATGTAGCTTTAATCAAATCAATTTTCTTGTGATTATGGGGTTTCATGTATTATAAAAAGGTGTTTCTTCATTCATGTTAATCTATCTTCAGGTAATGTTTCCCTCAACACTTCTTGGGACTGGTGAAAACTGGACACTGATGAAGACAATCAGTGTCACTGAGTACTTGAACTATGAAACAGGTATATAGTTGGCCTTTTGTTTGTGGCTTTATCAGAATGTagaaattccaaaatttatAGTTCTGCCAAGTGCAACCCAGAATCATTCCTGTCTATGATCTTCTTCCCCTCATAAGTATGGTACCTACAGTGAAAATAAAGGGTGAGTTACATGACTTTGGAGTTCTCTAGTATTATATCTATGTTTCGAGTTTCATCTTTTGTATGTATGTGCAGGAAAATTCTCCAAAAGTAAGGGAATTGGAGTTTTTGGTAATGATGCAAAGGATACAAACATTCCTGTCGATGTATGGCGATATTACTTGCTAACCAATAGGCCAGAGGTGAGTTTTGTTGTTGTTACAGCATCTGTTTTGGTTCAATAATATTCAGTCAGgtc is part of the Macadamia integrifolia cultivar HAES 741 chromosome 9, SCU_Mint_v3, whole genome shotgun sequence genome and encodes:
- the LOC122089906 gene encoding probable methionine--tRNA ligase, with amino-acid sequence MASATDAAAGADRKIPKVPIKGRRNILITSALPYVNNVPHLGNIIGCVLSADVFARYCRLRGYNAIYICGTDEYGTATETKAMEENCTPQQICDKYHEIHREVYKWFDISFDEFGRTSTPQQTEICQAIFKKLLENNWLSENTMQQLYCDTCERFLADRFVEGTCPTLDCNYDSARGDQCEKCGKMLNPTELKDPRCKLCKTSPHILETDHLFLELPLLKDMLEQYINDTSVPGSWSQNAIQATHAWLKEGLKPRCITRDLKWGVPVPLEKFKDKVFYVWFDAPIGYVSITASYTSDWKLWWQNPENVELYQFMGKDNVPFHTVMFPSTLLGTGENWTLMKTISVTEYLNYETGKFSKSKGIGVFGNDAKDTNIPVDVWRYYLLTNRPEVSDTLFTWSDLQAKLNAELLNNLGNFINRVLSFIAKPEGQGYASIIPDAPGAESHPLTKKLAEKVSDSVDQYLEAMEKVKLKQGLKTAMAISSEGNAYLQDSQFWKLFKEDLASCNIIVRTSAGLVYLLATLLEPFMPSFSVEVLKQLNFPQLHLSLCDEKGDVDRARRPWEVLPIGHKIGKPEPLFKELKDEDVEFFREKFAGSQADRIVKADAAKKVVEQLKKTKI